TAAACTTGACGGAAAACAATACTACAACCACAGTTTACATATCGGTGGACTTCGCACGCGTTCAGCTCGCGAAATGGTAGAAAAGTATCCAGTTGAAATGTTAGAACGTGCTATTAAAGGTATGTTACCTAAAAATACGCTTGGACGTCAAATGGGAATGAAGCTTCATGTATATGCTGGCGACACTCATCCACACCAAGCACAAAAACCAGAAAACTACGATTTACGTGGGTAATTAAAGGAGGAAACGAATCATGTCTCAAGTTCAATACTTAGGAACAGGACGTCGTAAAAGTTCGGTTGCTCGCGTACGTCTTATGAGCGGAACCGGAACTATTACAATCAATGGTCGCGATATTAATGAATTCTTACCATTAGAAACATTACGCGTTATTGTTCGTCAACCATTAGCAGCTACTGAAA
The Culicoidibacter larvae DNA segment above includes these coding regions:
- the rplM gene encoding 50S ribosomal protein L13, with translation MMRTFMAKGTEVERKWYVVDAEGKTLGRLASEVAALLRGKHKPIFTPHVDCGDNVIVINAGKIVLTGNKLDGKQYYNHSLHIGGLRTRSAREMVEKYPVEMLERAIKGMLPKNTLGRQMGMKLHVYAGDTHPHQAQKPENYDLRG